Proteins co-encoded in one Helicoverpa zea isolate HzStark_Cry1AcR chromosome 18, ilHelZeax1.1, whole genome shotgun sequence genomic window:
- the LOC124638664 gene encoding mitochondrial import receptor subunit TOM40 homolog, whose protein sequence is MDLNEDKFKEEVTSFVSSLQRLLPKKKEIIVVQPRRYKNTKLCDVHAEAKSTFPKCFVGARLIVLREILDKVKLVQQYSYGKSRESYKCFSQLIHKEMEPKSTDEGLLIDSSGSATATYKEVLEGAYEMRLTSRIRDLVSSETEIVFEKENDKSVGSVSCSVRDVDPNTLRMVTQWMYKILPEVSLGTEIGLKPLAYPPAPEFSISARYERPTFTITSTASKVGIQVCLFKQFSPDLRVATIITEGCRGGQTNVSLAMHKNYQNGSELKIFVDSQRCGGFTFQRDILFYEPHNEVRVLRLIGSTLIDKQRRVRFGVGFNLDF, encoded by the coding sequence atggacTTAAACGAGGACAAGTTCAAGGAGGAAGTCACCAGCTTTGTGTCCTCACTGCAACGGCTGCTGCCAAAGAAGAAGGAAATTATCGTGGTCCAACCGCGCAGATACAAAAATACGAAGCTGTGTGACGTTCACGCCGAAGCCAAAAGCACTTTCCCGAAATGCTTCGTCGGAGCCAGACTCATCGTCCTCAGGGAGATCCTAGACAAGGTCAAACTCGTTCAACAATACAGCTACGGAAAATCAAGGGAGTcctacaagtgtttctcccagTTAATTCACAAGGAAATGGAGCCGAAAAGCACTGATGAAGGCCTACTGATAGACTCGTCCGGCTCTGCAACTGCCACGTACAAAGAAGTCCTTGAAGGAGCTTACGAGATGCGACTCACATCTAGGATCAGAGACCTGGTGTCGTCAGAAACTGAAATAGTTTTCGAAAAGGAGAATGATAAATCAGTGGGTTCTGTTTCATGTTCTGTGAGAGATGTGGACCCCAATACTCTGCGCATGGTGACGCAGTGGATGTACAAAATTCTGCCAGAAGTAAGTTTAGGTACCGAAATTGGACTGAAGCCCCTTGCGTACCCACCGGCGCCGGAGTTCTCGATCAGCGCTCGGTATGAGAGACCCACGTTTACAATAACCTCGACAGCTAGCAAGGTTGGCATCCAGGTGTGTCTTTTTAAGCAGTTTTCACCAGATTTGCGAGTAGCGACTATTATAACGGAGGGCTGCCGGGGTGGGCAGACCAACGTTAGTTTGGCGATGCACAAGAATTATCAGAACGGTTCGGAGTTGAAAATATTTGTGGATTCGCAGCGCTGCGGGGGCTTTACCTTCCAAAGGGATATTTTGTTCTATGAGCCGCACAATGAGGTTCGCGTGCTGCGTCTGATTGGGAGCACCTTGATTGATAAACAACGGCGGGTTCGTTTCGGGGTAGGTTTCAATCTGGACTTTTGA